The proteins below are encoded in one region of Saccopteryx leptura isolate mSacLep1 chromosome 1, mSacLep1_pri_phased_curated, whole genome shotgun sequence:
- the IFITM5 gene encoding interferon-induced transmembrane protein 5 — MDTAYPREDPRAPTPRKADGAAHTAVALGAPCPPPRDHLIWSVFSTLYLNLCCLGFLALAYSIKARDQKVAGDLEEARRLGSKAKCYNILATMWALVPPLLILALVVTGALHLSRLAKDSAAFFSTKFEDSDYD; from the exons ATGGACACCGCGTACCCCCGCGAGGACCCCCGCGCCCCGACGCCCCGCAAGGCCGATGGCGCGGCGCACACAGCTGTGGCGCTGGGGGCGCCGTGCCCCCCGCCCCGCGACCACTTGATCTGGTCGGTGTTCAGCACCCTCTACCTGAACCTGTGCTGCCTGGGCTTCCTGGCGCTGGCCTACTCCATCAAG GCCCGGGACCAGAAGGTGGCTGGAGACTTGGAGGAGGCCCGGCGTCTAGGCTCCAAAGCCAAGTGCTACAACATCCTGGCCACCATGTGGGCCCTGGTGCCGCCTCTGCTGATCCTGGCGCTGGTGGTGACCGGGGCCCTGCACCTGTCCCGGCTGGCCAAGGACTCCGCGGCCTTCTTCAGCACCAAGTTTGAGGACTCGGACTATGACTGA